The nucleotide window ttcatattctaAAGCTACGGCAAAGAAATATCTATTTCCAGTGCTTTCAGTAATTAAATGCCTGCATTAAAATTCTACCTTAGGatggtatataaataaaagctatctcgtacataataaataaagagttCGCGCTTGCGTCACTATTAAACGATGACGTCACGGACGATACATAATTCCTGGCTTCGCTAGATAACATAGCAATAGGCACCCCTGTGTGAATTGATTAAATTGGCCTATTAATAGGCCTAAATCAATTCAGAGCTAGCGTAATACTTACATAAGTAGGCAATTGTACATGTACTgccaaaagttttattaattatttttaggaaaACATCTTTTCCGTAatacctattttaataaaatatatgttatatattatatggtataatatataaaacttgaaCTTATCCAATATTATACCACATTTCTGTAGTGTCTTAGTGTCatgtcttataatatgtaaataaatatttattagccgTCAAATATTGGGTACGAAACAAAAACATGAGAGCCCAAATTGTTAATTTGAGGGTAACCAATACCAGGTGGtagtgtaatatattattactgttcaaatataaaatcttggatgaaatttaatatgaagaaGCACTTTTCGCGCTTTTTATCCGCggtaaataatgatatattgaaaatgtacTTACCAGTATACGTCCAGTGGTTGTTTGGCCGGAGATAAGTTCGCCTGCCCAATCCTTGGCCTCGGTCATAAAAGTTCCTTCGAACTCCTGTTTTCCCTGGCGGGCCGCCTTCTGCTCCTTCAGCTTCGGGTCGTTGGGTGACAGCTCCGGCTCCCGGCGGCAGCATACGAAGGCGCACGCCCGACATAGCAGCACAACCAGCAGACCCGCTAGGAACGTGAAGATAGAAGATAGGAGAAAGCACCACCATTTTCGAACACTGAGGCAGTCGTCGTCTTCAGGTATCGGCGCGGTTGTCGCCTCTTCCTCGGACGAAGCCATTCCCCGAGGGCGCGAGGCATCCAGGCAGGCGCGCCATGCACGTGCTGAGTCGCGCGCGCTCGCACGACAGCCCGCGCACGACCGAGCGTCGAGCGAGGCCGAGGGCGAGTGTTCGCCGCGCTGCCGCTCGATGCCGCGCGATCGATCCGCGCCTGCGCGCCCGCTACCGTCCGCTCATGCTGACCCGCGACCCGCGACCCGAGCTTATCTTCTCTCCCGAAATCGTCACGCTGCGACCTCTACCCACCCCGTATTCGATAAACACCTTGAATGCCACTGTTCCTACTTGCGTCACGTTCGATCAATCTCCCTTTCTTCTGTGAACGCTGCTATCCTGCTGTTTCCGCTTCTCGttctaattcaaaatataggTCGGTATCGACGCAGACACTTAATTTTTCTTCGCTTTAATGAATTGGGTTTTTAATTCGCGTTCAAATGTGTAATATCCTCGCCTAGGTCAAACTTGTAGTGACTGCGCGTTCGTTCAAAGGCTGTCAGCGAACTGAGTTGCCACATGCGGGCCGAGGCGATTAAGTGGAAGGTTTACTTTGTGGGCGGGATGTCTATGTTTCCTAGTTGAATGGAGTACTACGCCCTCTATGTGGCGCTTTGTGCTACGAAACTCGTAGACGTTTAGGAAACAGCTACGATTGTGAGAACGTGTCGTTTTGTAAGGACGCAGCAAAAGCCTTTGTTTTCCAGCTCCCATTTCCAttgttattaaagttttaaaacgcGAATTTCTTTCTGTAGGTATGTTTGATGAGACATTAACgtaatagcgtgtatttttaacttttaatactgAGATAGCATTTATGTAAaagaagaattattttttagttgttTAGATATTCATaggttttgatttaaattttttacaagtattatttaaaatatgtaaatacaattgACCAACGAGAATTACATCTATAAAAGTTGCAAttcatttttcaattatttcaattatttttttttgatttacaaAACACGTTTTTCACTATATCCACAGACAGAAGTATGACACCACATAATAACATAAGTATTAGGACGTATATGGCACAGCagattgaattttaattatttaaagtagtaaaaataaattaatacatatacatatattaaaaaataaatattacttaaaaaaatctactaaagtaaaaattgtctcagagaaataaaatacaagtatTGTTCTCCTaatctaaattatatgaaatatactcGATTTTATGCACGCAACGTCTTACTAGTCGTGCTAAAGTCCACATTTTACTGCATACATTGGAGaatcgtaaaaaataaaattatgtatcgtTTCCAATTAAGATTCTTAACAATCATGTTGAATTCCCCAAACttcttacaaacattaaattgCGTGTACCCGCTAGATACTCAAGGCACCCCATCATTACATTTATCCCTCCTTTCCGAAGAACGTGTTTTGGTCAAAGCTCACGGATGTTCAGAttgagcattctgataaacgagCTTGGTCTGAATATACATAGTTGTTTACCTCACActttataatctatttttgtttagtttttgtgattttatttggtttgtttgatatttatattatctctTGAATGTTATGTTATGCCAATAAGtacttgtcacattaaaaaattactgtgGGTATTTTACCAATCTATTAGTCTGTCAAATGTAAATGTCAAAACccataagttaaaattaaaagttaatttcctACAAATgtgctatttaaataaaacagggATACCAATTATATAGGTTTTTttctaagataaatttaaacaccaattttttaaataatatatttacatttatttgttataattaaatttattttaaagtacataaaacAATTAGTACATACTTTCAACAAAGTCATCTATAAacagtataattatatttgctttAACATTACACCCAATGGAAATAGcgatcaaattattttatgattagctgaacttaatgtattattttatgaaaacaatactatgataataaatattactatataataataataatatactataaacaTTCTTTAGTTCGGAAGAGAATTTAAAGTATCAATGGTTGAACATTAAATGTTTGACAATTATGAAACCCTCATGGGttcttatattgttttttttgtacattttcCAACGTTTTAGATATTCTGTTATTCGGCATGGAGACAAATCAAGAACCATGAAAGTCGATTGAGCCATTCTCGGGTTATAAGTGATTGAACAAACAAGATCACCATCAAGCTTGATTCAACTCATGTTTTACCAAATTTGAATATCAATTTCAATTGTAAAAATGAGAAACTGCACattacacacatacatttaaatggttttgtttaagtaaaaGCATAAATTTGGTTTGACAAGACATAATTGCTAAgcttttactaaataaactaCATGTCAACAAAAAGCAATCTCAGGCATAATCTGTGTAACAGTCACTATAACTGAACTATCTAtaccttattaataatattaaattagttctTTTCTGGCACTGTTTCTCCAATCCACTGTAAGTATGGGGGGTTTCCATTTTTTATAGGCAATGATATAACTTCACAAACCTCATATGGATGATTTGAACGAACAAAGTCTGTTAACTGATCCACAAGCGAAGTTCGTGTTTTAATCATTAGTAATgcctaaaacaaattttttactaaattattatttgataggTGCAAAGTTAATGGATATTTTAATGTCCTTGAATTAAATGATGTTTGACCACTATAGTTTCTAACAGAAATTacacttgattttttttaaactaaatgatGATACCTCATTatcttcatttatttcatcttTCCATTCATAAATAGATGTTATTTGTGGTATAATATTAACACAAGCggctaatttatttttaacaagccCATGTCCTAAAGTTTTCCCAACATCAATATTTGGAACAGTTACGTATGCCACGGAGTACTTAtctaaaacatataatgataatgaaacacaAAAACATATGAATACCACAAATTTCAGCGGCTAAAAAGTTCCttctacttatattttaataaaaatcactaGTTTAGTTAACTAGATGcgataattattgtatactgCGATtaccaatatatttatatagaatctTAGTTGCCTCACTGGTTACGCTACGAGGtcctatttcaaataaaaactagacTATATGTTTATCTTTCAAAGTGCACATTTCAGGTAggtaattgtttataatacataaaaaacatattttcatactatttggtatttctatatttttaaagtatcaaTAACATACCGGCATCGACACTACCAGAGGACATATTCTGAGCCAAAATTATGCACGGCCTTAAAACAGTGAAATATAGAGCTAATATATGATTATTTCTTAGATTAACTAGCATAACTAATATAACAATACTTCGCTGATCGCTcggtataataattattgtaaactgattattaattattgttaaatccAGCGTATAAATTCTACAGATTAGAAAGACTAAATTAACAGAtcatgataaataatttacatatacatacatacattttgacCTTTACTCAATCTGTGGATGAAACACAATACCATAGATATAGTGCGTTTCACGAGATAGTTCCCTTCCTCGTTAATTTGGTGGTTTGGTATTTAGACAAACCAACTGGTTTTTCTAAATACCAATCAGTATACACTCTCTGTCGAGTTCCATATTTTTCATCGAATTTTTAagagttttgtttgtttaatccTACCAAAAACACTAAAAAGTGGTGCAAGGGAAGATGGTCTTGAAAGTGATATCATTttgtgaaaaagaaaaatcaaacaaaagtgACCACGATGAATAATATGGAGAGATAGGCTTTATACCCaatgcattattaatttttacattctaTTCTATGTCTAGTACGAAAGATCAAATGCAGAATTAGATTAAAAGTAAAAGCGGAAAAGTCGAAAAGAAAGTCTTTTTATCAAGCTGGTGCGTTCAGATTAAACAATGACAGCGACATCTCTATGATGGTACGGAactttttcgtaaaaaatatgtacacaGCTGTCAATAGATGTCTCTATCTCCAAATTTTTTGTCAAAATgcaacacaataaaataatacaaaataataattttaggcattataattactaaaattgagCCGActgattaagtttatattacattatagttgttaaaaaaacatattacttCGTTCCATCCGGGTGTCCtctcaagtattttttaaatttctgatATCATTCTTCTTGCTTCCGCTGCCTCTGCGACCCAAAGGTGACTTAGACCCTAAAGCGAAAAGCTTACTTTTCAGTACAACTTTCCGCCAGTTGCTAGCTTTCTGGCAGGTGCAAGTCGAGTGGAATTCccaatgaaattatttgtctCTACACATGACatcacattttttgttttattttatgtgattTTGGCAAACGGATCGGAGGCtcagctgatgttaagtgataccggcgGTATTTGGACAATTACATTGCCAGTAGGGTCGGAAGTGCGATGCCGgcttttttatgaattggtaccctcttttcttgaaggatccaaagtcgaattggttcggtaatacgtcagtgggcagctggtaaATACGGTAGAATGCGATAGACCTTTCCGCTCGGCAACTGACTGGACGTAGACGATTCGAATGtattaagaatttgtatttaagaatttgttaGAGGAGGGTGCTGGTACTGGGGACTTATCTCCCAGAGGTGAGAATACTACTCCATGTGAGGCCCAATATGTGCTTTGTAGAGTTGCAAGCGGTATTTCCAAGTCCGAGATTGCATAAAGCATGGTTTCGAATACAGACACAAGTTTATTTCGGTACTCGTCGACAACTTCCCGAGAAATCCAGTGTCTTTACATCTGAGTATCCCCAATCAGATATGACGTATGACATATTGTACGTAAAATATACTCCATTTTATAAGcagacattttattaattttttatacatagtaaattcatattaaacaGTGGTTTTTGATTTTGGTTCTctaaaacattaacaaaaatcGAGTAGATTTCAAACCATTTCATATGAAACGGTGACGTTTATGAAGTCAAAGGCGTATTCATAGTTGGAAAGCCATGCAGGAACAACAACTTGGTACTGATTGAGGCAACGCTATGACTTCGTCATAGTTTTTACTAAGCACGATCATACGTGTTTCCATATACTTTTGGACACAGTGTCCCGTAAAGCCTCGATTGAAGTTTACCAAGCTTGAGCAAGGAGCATTTTGTGCGTCCCTGAAAACAGATAAAACTATGCTAAAcgtcatagtcataatatctttatacatttaggtaaacatgtacacttatgaacgtcaagaaaaacaaattcaattaatcgtaaatttacatttaccaccagttcgcaagtcaagggcgtagagcgggtaagaagaactggaaGAACGGTGAACAAtacgtaaaattataaatatatatttttattatattttttgtatgggTATCTTGAGCACTATttgtgaatattataaatgtagtaAATATGTTGTTAAGGGGTTGTTAAATATGTTGTTGGGAGGaattcacaatgtccggatacgttccaaataagcttatttgtaggataaaaactattttttgcgtttcacgactgtcagatagcgcgcGTAATaaaaatgccaagtatcttatttggaacttttatctttcgaataatttatgtgttgcatagctactggtactttatccatacattgtgaaacaggccccaAGACTAAGAACTACCATATGACATCGTTTGAATTGTCAAAATATAGGAAACTGAACAATTGAATTTCTGtctgtgtatattatattactacgTGTTGGTAACgattataaaatagataattattaattcccGCTATTTGCACCAAGTAATTAATAACTGTCAAATCATTACTGCtatgaaacttaaaatttgTGAACGGAAGAACACTGTAACAACTAAAGACTGTACGACAGTTCTGGAGACTAATTAATATACCCTGTGTGACTAATGTGAAGTGactcgtatgtcaaaaacgtaatGGTTTGACACACTGGAGTCCTAATTAGCGCAGTTTCGATTGCAGTGGAAGTTCAAGTCTGTCGCACCAAACGATAGCTGAAAAGCACTTAAAACGTCTCTCTAGtcacaaaaatgttataaattcgCATTTGTATCTGTTAAAACTAATATGTTTTTCTACGACATATTTTCATCGATTATTTTCGTCGATTacctattttatattcattctGTGAAGATTCATTATATGTTATTCTAATGTTAGTATAACGtataatgtatacataaagttatacataatacttataataataagcttCCAGAATCTATATAATTAGGATAATAAGCAGCTCCAACCACGAACATTGAAGTCTGATCGCCTACTAGCCTGTAGACAATAACTCGAAACAAATAcctaatattttgttagtagATATCTAAAACCGAGGTTGTAATGCCGCTGTTTTTACcacatcatttttattaaaaggtgTTTCTGAAAAtcgaatacattttttaattttactcgTTTCTGATCTTCCGATCTTACAATAAGTCACGGGATATATAAGGACTATACTACTTTACTCGGAGCTTTATTTATTCGGTATTAGAAGCAAACTATGAGAACGTGCCTAGTTCACATTAGGCAAATTTTAGGACTTAATTATTTCTCTTCTCTTTTTTTCGAgtgcggttttttttttaatttaatgttcaccgtaattgtcatatattttaaaacaatacattcCAACTTACAATATACAGtagacatatataaataaatggaaatatacttacatacatatttctcCTCTGAACGATTGAACCATGTTGCTTTCAGAGTTTAATACTAGATGCCATTCATTACCAACTTTCACTGCCTTCGGTTGGATAAACTAaacatataactatatatataacgcttgaattataataatatttctaggTTTTTCTTCTTAAGGACTACTCGTCTATTCTGCATCAATTTTTAGCACTATTTGACTTTTGTCTCTGGTATAGAATACACTATAAGAGCCACAGATAGACGTAAATCAAGTTGTCCCATTTTATACTTGACAAAATAAGCATAATATAAGAATGATACCTGTAATAAACTAACTACTAACGATAATctgtagaaaataattttttaatcatcgaaaatcttaaattttgagattttgtcgattattaagtttttatagtcTATTCTTAACGAATACAAAAGTAATATACAGTTATATCCCTTACAGTTAATCTCGAACGGCACAGATTAATTGCTCTACCCGCGTCCATATGTTCGTCAAATGTAGCTTCACGATCTTGATTAAAAGTCATTTTATCAgcaatctaaaaaaatatcccaAATGAGAATGTAACTCAAAACGATGGTGCGTcttgttttagttttgttttaagaCAAGAATTGAGTTCGATCATGTATCTTCACTACCTTAGCAGATCGCAGTAGAAATGCATTTGTAATTGGAATACTAACTTTGAATTTGCCTCTCTACTCAAAGTTCGCTTTATAAATCGTTTCACCAGTTAAAGGcgtctttatttgtttacgacaaatttaattactatacaTAGATAGTCTTTTTCAGGTACGTCTTATTGTCATAACGACAGTTTTACGTGTCATTCGATTTGCATCTATTTAAACGTTTATATTAACTtaccaataaatttattaattttgaaatttcatCTTCCGGAAAATCGGGAATTTCCTCACAAAAATCGAGATTAGCACATTCATCGGGAATTGTCATATGTAACTTTCTATCAAATTGTACACTATACAGTGTACCTATCGATTTGgggaatttttttgttatatttacttcAATTCCAAAACTCTGCTTGAAGCTCTGCAAATTAAAGtctctataataaattttcgttTCAAACCGGATTCAAATTacctttaatagtttttagtaCGAAAATAAAGTTCacccaatatttaatttaattaaggtaGGCAAATAATGCCAGCTTTATTTATACTTGCAGTGCCTTTATTACTATCCTTTCATCATAATTTCTTTATCTGGGTATAAATTCTATAAACTgtgaatattgttttgtattatattatgtatataataaataaataaacttttaacatgaaataaattttgtatttaacttCCGAGGTAAGATACTTAAGAACGTatactaaaatacaatatccctatgatctttttttaattatatttctataaggAACTTAATAAGTactactatttaataattaacttaccAGCAACAAAATCACCATTACGTGAATATTAATCATGGCTTGTCCCGATAAATATTTCCTCCTAAATGCaaattaatagtatattaCTATGTATAAATCAGTatcgttaattaattaaggacttttatcattaaataagtttattaaatgcgATGaggataaaacaaaataatgcaAAAAGGAATTTttccactttgtggaaccagctgcccactgaagtatttccgaaccaattcaacttagggtctttcaagaaaagagcgtactaattcttaaaaagccggcaacgcactcgcgaaccctctggcattgagtgtgtccatgggcggcgatcacttaacatcaggtgagcctcctgcctgtttgccccctgttcaaaaaaaaattgccataGTGATTTTTTCCagatatgtgtaaaataagtgataagcaaatatttaaaatatactaggAAAACCTTACCAATGCAATCAAAGAgattttttcttgtatttgtttagttcGGCTGAGatgacatttattatatacaacacTTCTAAGGTCTTACCCTCCCCTACTAAGGTTGTCATAAGAAGTTATTAGTCTCGACATAATATGCGTggaatattatgaataatgcGTGtctaatatctaataaaaagtCTAATATGCGTGGTCTGGAACGTTCTGTCACGCGGTAATTGATTGggatctttttaaaaaagatttattgatttttttctttttttttttgcgattGAGGCGTaaactagctgatgtggtctctggcagaatgaccagcgctgtggaacactctgctcctcagcataatgctgagccagggccatttacagccacagcacacacgcaatatATGCTTGAGACAGGCTGAaggggaaaaggaaaaaaataatttacctctctttatatcttttatttaattttttctcttgattactgctgtgttgtgtatttatgtgtgtgtgttttgtttgtaataaataatttgtctattgtctatgtctatgaTTTCGATATaggtatattgtaaattcacAATGGAAATAGCACGAAATAGaacagttaaaaatatgtctGCTCGGATAAGAGTTAGGAGAACGACTGACTTGTTGGGAAATGAAAGGTTGTTGTTGCAGGGGAAGAAATGATGACTTGGGAGTTGGGTATGATGCGGGATGTGTCAGCAATATGGTATGCATTGAGGAGTTGTAACAGTTCggaacagtttaaaaaaaaaccttaatacGATTTCAGCGTATTCACAACTCTAGCtaattatttg belongs to Pieris rapae chromosome 2, ilPieRapa1.1, whole genome shotgun sequence and includes:
- the LOC110995328 gene encoding uncharacterized protein LOC110995328, producing MINIHVMVILLLSFKQSFGIEVNITKKFPKSIGTLYSVQFDRKLHMTIPDECANLDFCEEIPDFPEDEISKLINLLIADKMTFNQDREATFDEHMDAGRAINLCRSRLTFIQPKAVKVGNEWHLVLNSESNMVQSFRGEICMDAQNAPCSSLVNFNRGFTGHCVQKYMETRMIVLSKNYDEVIALPQSVPSCCSCMAFQL